Part of the Limihaloglobus sulfuriphilus genome is shown below.
GCTTCCTGCATCGCTTCGCCGCGTTTCTGGACGAGCTTTAGCCCGTCTTCAAAAGATATCCGCCCTGCCGCGTAGAGTGCTGTATATTCGCCAAGGCTAAGCCCCGCACATACATCGGGCTCTACAGTGTCTGCCGCACCGTTTCGTATAACCTCAAGCACTGCCGCGGACATCGTGAATATCGCCGGCTGAGAATATACAGTTGAGTTCAGCTTATCCTCTGGGCCGTTAAAACAGATATCTGAGACCGAATAGCCCAGTACCTTGTCGGCCTTTTCAAAGACAAACGCCGCCGCGTCGAATTTTTCTGCGACGTCCTTGCCCATGCCGACTGACTGAGCACCCTGTCCCGGGAATAAAAATGCTGTTTTCATAATAATAACAGTTACAATTTAACAATAAATCACAATAAGAACAAGGGAATAACAAATCAGCTTTTCCCATGCTCCGTATTCTATATTCTTAAAATTTTATAAGAGCCGAAGCCCACGTAAGGCCGGCACCGAATGCTATAAGTATCGAGTAATCACCCTTTGTAAGAATCCCCTGACGGACGCACTCATCCAGGGCGATCGGAATAGACGCAGCTGAGGTGTTTCCGTATTTGGCGATATTGATATAAACCTGATCTTCGCTAAGCCCCAGCCGCTTTGACGATGACTCTATAATCCTGGCGTTCATTTGATGGGGGATTATCATTTTTATCTGGCTTTTATCAAGGTCATGCGACTTTAGACAGAGATTAAACTCATCTACTATAGTCCGCACCGCGAGCTGGTAAACCTCACGCCCCTGGAGCTTCATAAACTTGTCGCTTTCATCTTCGAGCGGTCTGCTCACCGGATATCGTGAGCCGTAGGCCTTGCAATAGAGCGACTCCCAGCCGCCGCCGTCAGCTCCGCAGTTTGTATAAAGGACGCCCTTTGATGTATCATCAGTGCGGCTGACAACCGCAGCTCCGGCACCATCGCCAAATAAAATACAGGAGGTACGTTCATTATAATCAACAATCGTGCTCAGGGTTTCAGCGCCTAAGACAAGTATATTGTTATACTTACCCATCTTAACAAACGCCTCTGCAACACTGAGCGAATACAGGAACCCGCTGCATGCGGCCTGGAGGTCGAATGCAAAGGCATTTTTCAGCCCCAGCGCCTGCTGAACAAAACAACCGGTTGAGGGAAAAACCATCTCCGGCGTTATTGTGCCTATTATAACAGCTCCGATTTCTTCCGGCCCGAGCCCTGCCATCTCCATGGCGTTGCGGCACGCCTCGATAGAAAGGTACGCAGTTGTTTCATTTTCATTCGCAATGCGGCGTTCTTTTATGCCGGTTCGTGTGGTAATCCACTCATCACTGGTGTCAACCATTTTAGAAAGGTCGGCATTTGTTAGAATTTTATCCGGCACAAATGAGCCTGTGCCGCTTATATATGCACCAAAAATTTTATTATTACTGCCCATTAGCAGCTCCCTGGTAATTCGATTTCTCTAAGAAGTCAACTATTTTTTCGTTGAGATGTTCATTCCTCAATTTCTCTGCCGCTAATATTGCATTGCAGATACTGCGGCCCACACTCGAACCGTGACAGATAATCGAAGTTCCATTAACCCCGATAAGCTGTGCGCCGCCGTACTCATGATAGTCGTACTTTTTGAACATGACTTTAAAAGCACTCTTAAACTTGAGTGCTAAGAGTTTTATTATAATACTCTTACAGTTTTGTATCTCTTCTTTTACAACCTTTACTATGTTGGCTATAAGCCCCTCGGAGACTTTCAAAATTATATTGCCGACAAACCCGTCGCAAACAGCAACATCGCAGACACCTTTAAACAGGTCATGGCCCTCTATATTTCCTATAAAGTTAAGCCGTTTATCGCCGCGTAAGAGATCTCGTGTTTTCTTTACCATCTCGTTGCCTTTGCTGTCTTCTTCGCCGACACTTATAAGGCCTATTCGGGGCTTTTCAATGTTATGCATCATCTCCATGTAAAGACTCGACATAACCGCATACTGGTAAAGGTTTATGGGTTTACATGAAACATTAGCCCCCACATCGCACACAGCCACAGGGCCGCCGGAGGTTGGCATTACAATCGTAATTCCGGGCCGGTTGACACCGGGCAGATTACGCATACGAAGCTGACATGCCGCTACACAGGCGCCTGTATTACCCGCAGACACAACCGCATCCGCCTCGCCGTTTGCGGCAAGTTTAGCCATGACTGAAATCGAGTTATCTTTCTTGTGGCGCAGCGCAATAACGGGGGACTCGTCCATGCCAATCACTTCTGATGCGTGTACAAGTTGTATCTTACCTGACTCAATATACTTAGAAGGAATTCTTTCCTTGAGAACAGATTCATCTCCAATAAGAATAATACTATCCCCATCTGGAATCTGATCAACGGCCATCAGTGCGCCTTCTATATTGACATCAGGGGCGTTATCCCCTCCCATTGCGTCAACGGCAATACGCATCTTTAGTCTTCGTTCTTACTCAAATCCAGACTTATTTTGCTGTTGTGATAGCCGCAGTTACCGCATGCAGCGTGAGGCAGCTTTGACTGGCCGCACTGACTGCACAGAGAGTAGTTCGTCGCCTTCAAAGCGTGGTGTGCTCTGCGGGTGCGAGTACGCGATTTACTGGTTTTTTTTGTTGGAAGCATATCAAATATTCTCCATATACTTATTATA
Proteins encoded:
- a CDS encoding beta-ketoacyl-ACP synthase III; amino-acid sequence: MGSNNKIFGAYISGTGSFVPDKILTNADLSKMVDTSDEWITTRTGIKERRIANENETTAYLSIEACRNAMEMAGLGPEEIGAVIIGTITPEMVFPSTGCFVQQALGLKNAFAFDLQAACSGFLYSLSVAEAFVKMGKYNNILVLGAETLSTIVDYNERTSCILFGDGAGAAVVSRTDDTSKGVLYTNCGADGGGWESLYCKAYGSRYPVSRPLEDESDKFMKLQGREVYQLAVRTIVDEFNLCLKSHDLDKSQIKMIIPHQMNARIIESSSKRLGLSEDQVYINIAKYGNTSAASIPIALDECVRQGILTKGDYSILIAFGAGLTWASALIKF
- the rpmF gene encoding 50S ribosomal protein L32, which gives rise to MLPTKKTSKSRTRTRRAHHALKATNYSLCSQCGQSKLPHAACGNCGYHNSKISLDLSKNED
- the plsX gene encoding phosphate acyltransferase PlsX encodes the protein MRIAVDAMGGDNAPDVNIEGALMAVDQIPDGDSIILIGDESVLKERIPSKYIESGKIQLVHASEVIGMDESPVIALRHKKDNSISVMAKLAANGEADAVVSAGNTGACVAACQLRMRNLPGVNRPGITIVMPTSGGPVAVCDVGANVSCKPINLYQYAVMSSLYMEMMHNIEKPRIGLISVGEEDSKGNEMVKKTRDLLRGDKRLNFIGNIEGHDLFKGVCDVAVCDGFVGNIILKVSEGLIANIVKVVKEEIQNCKSIIIKLLALKFKSAFKVMFKKYDYHEYGGAQLIGVNGTSIICHGSSVGRSICNAILAAEKLRNEHLNEKIVDFLEKSNYQGAANGQ